From a region of the Besnoitia besnoiti strain Bb-Ger1 chromosome I, whole genome shotgun sequence genome:
- a CDS encoding 4-hydroxy-3-methylbut-2-en-1-yl diphosphate synthase (encoded by transcript BESB_001810), with product MTVQGMKEVEASKFIKEKLDQIDLPIPLVADVHFQPRVGLAAAEIFDKVRVNPGNFADGAKKWDDDAQTERTGAEDGDPAQKDREDRRFDDGHKRIEELLVPLIERCKTFNTALRIGTNHGSLSARILRRYGDTPLGMVESAFEFADICTRENFRNFCFSMKSSNPIVMVNAYRLLASEMLRRGELFPLHLGVTEAGEGEDGRLKSAVGIGSLLQDGIGDTLRVSLTEPPWMEIPVAASIARMQTRKAASPQPAGARRESPGTQETPHANKQGAERLPTREGDREGDGCSPLSAQAGGAGERSEGAEGEQRRSDEERNVSGEIASNAPFRAGSLRSPVPLFKEETRNFESIEKRKLRPLFCARRAHGEKSDETGKERQRILHENGTVMVAVSPEWLEIPEVLYRALGCKVVGGEPLKGITAADSIYVPSLSLASSSPQSPQDADLLLARTARARDALAKLQEAGVGVLVPFQELSYLLMLQRQQEVTQKLRAGSAGSESPTLDAEASREKRVLETSLLPSRKNLVGVMRLRDAAAVRGVLSPYIRERIEGVALLVDGQETEEEIDAVLDMESLLFFLLRPEDRTLQGVPAARRFLDILKRREAKAAQKAREAKAKSLASADAAKEDREDVGGIPVIHWLYRSPPSGVAEKEASPEGQDEEVSSSREFKEERESAIYAGWEAGSLLLDRLGEGVLVDLPALPVQRQVLLGFNLLQACRLRNSKTEFISCPSCGRTLFDIQKVSAEIRARTGHLPGVTVAVMGCIVNGVGEMADADFGYVGGAPGKVDLYVKKKVVKRGIPGSEACDALVELIKQHGKWVDPPTEGSEKETAKQKRT from the exons ATGACCGTGCAAGGCATGAAGGAGGTGGAAGCCTCGAAATTCATCAAAGAAAAACTTGATCAG ATCGACTTGCCCATCCCCCTGGTGGCGGACGTCCACTTCCAGCCGCgcgtcgggctcgccgcggcggagatcTTCGACAAAGTCCGCGTCAATCCGGGGAACTTCGCGGACGGAGCCAAGAAGTGGGAtgacgacgcgcagacggagcgcaccggcgccgaggacggcgaccCAGCGCAGAAAGACCGCGAAGACAGACGCTTCGACGATGGGCACAAGCGCATCGAAGAGCTCCTCGTCCCCCTCATTGAACGCTGCAAGACGTTCAACACAGCTCTGCGGATCGGCACGAATCACGG ttcgctctccgcgcgcatCCTGCGGCGGTACGGTGACACGCCGCTCGGAATGGTGGAGTCTGCTTTCGAGTTCGCGGACATTTGCACGCGCGAGAACTTCCGGAATTTCTGCTTTTCGATGAAGTCTTCCAACCCGATCGTCATGGTGAATGCGTATCGACTGCTCGCCAGCGAgatgctgcgccgcggcgagctctTCCCGCTGCACCTAGGCGTCACGGAAGCCGGCGAAG GCGAAGACGGTCGCCTCAAGTCCGCTGTTGGGATCgggtcgctgctgcaggacggCATCGGCGACacgctccgcgtctctctgacAGAGCCGCCGTGGATGGAAATCcccgtcgcggcctcgatcgcgcgcatgcagactcgaaaagccgcctcgccgcagcctgccggcgcgaggagggagagccCAGGCAcccaggagacgccgcacgcgaacaaacaaggcgcggagaggctccctacgcgcgagggcgacagagaggggGATGGTTGCAGCCCACTGTCTGcacaggcgggcggcgcaggagagaggtccgagggcgccgagggcgagcagcggcggagcgacgaagagaggaacGTGAGCGGCGAAATTGCCAGCAACGCGCCCTTCCGCGCAGGGTCCCTGCGGTCACCAGTGCCGCTGTTCAAGGAGGAAACGCGGAACTTCGAAAGCATCGAAAAAAGGAAGCTTCGCCCGCTGTTttgcgcgaggcgagcacacggagagaagagcgacgagACAGGAAAGGAGCGACAACGTATTCTGCACGAAAACGGGACGGTCATGGTCGCTGTCAGTCCCGAGTGGCTCGAGATCCCG GAAGTGCTTTACAGAGCGCTTGGCTGCAAAGTCGTTGGCGGCGAGCCTCTGAAGGGTATCACAGCGGCTGACTCGATCTACGTCCCCTCgctttcgctcgcctcgtcctcaCCTCAGTCTCCACAGGACGCCGACTTGCTCCTTGCACGcactgcgcgggcgcgcgacgcgctggcgaagCTTCAAGAGGCCGGCGTCGGCGTACTCGTTCCCTTCCAAGAACTTTCCTACTTGCTGATGCTCCAGCGGCAACAGGAAGTCACACAGAAGctccgcgcaggcagcgctgGCAGCGAGAGCCCCACGCTGGAtgcggaggcgtcgcgggagaagcgcgtcctcgagacctcgctgctgccctcACGCAAAAACCTGGTCGGCGTCATGCGCCtccgagacgcggcggctgtgcgcggcgtcctctcgccttATATTCGGGAGAGAATCgagggcgtcgcgctgctcgtGGACGGCCAGGAGACGGAAGAAGAAATCGACGCAGTGCTCGACATGGAG TCGCTGCTGTTCTTCTTGCTTCGTCCCGAAGACCGGACTTTACAAGGCGTGCCTGCTGCACGCCGCTTTTTAGACATCTTGAAGCGCcgagaagcgaaggcggcgcagaaagcgcgagaggcaaaAGCGAAGTCGCTGGCTTCCGCCGATGCAGCAAAGGAAGACCGCGAAGACGTCGGAGGAATCCCAGTCATTCACTGGCTATATCGCTCCCCACCCTCTggcgtcgcggagaaggaggcaaGCCCCGAGGGACAGGACGAGGAGGTAAGCAGCTCGAGAGAATTCAAAGAG GAACGCGAGAGCGCGATCTACGCAGGGTGGGAGGCCGGGAGCCTCCTCCTTGACCGGCTTGGAGAAGGCGTGCTGGTCGACTTGCCGGCGCTCCCCGTGCAGCGGCAAGTTCTCCTGGGCTTCAATCTCCTGCAG GCCTGCCGCCTCAGGAACTCCAAGACGGAGTTCATCTCGTGCCCCTCTTGCGGGCGCACCTTGTTCGATATCCAG AAAGTTTCAGCGGAGATTCGCGCGCGCACGGGTCACCTGCCTGGAGTCACCGTCGCCGTGATGGGCTGCATCGTCAACGGCGTCGGCGAAATGGCTGATGCAGACTTTGGCTACGTCGGCGGCGCACCCGGGAAG GTCGACTTGTACGTAAAGAAGAAAGTCGTGAAGCGAGGCATTCCGGGCTCCGAAGCGTGTGATGCACTCGTCGAGCTGATCAAGCAGCACGGGAAGTGGGTCGACCCTCCCACGGAAGGCTCAGAGAAAGAGACCGCAAAACAGAAAAGAACGTAA
- a CDS encoding zinc finger, C3HC4 type (RING finger) domain-containing protein (encoded by transcript BESB_001800) codes for MKAEQRPIRFPSPRCRGDTGRECASGCPRLDLAGERERKGRIHDEAPTASPGSRLNPRVRWLSQRQPDRTVAGECEGRREESGKSAGLPLVPSKKSPFPRPCPSFLRRLLSPCLAPSLFSVFVLLSLAFPYFSPRPSCLHHTAASEPPRSSPLDFPASVPPWAPSAGQPLSLGTAHLPVVLASLQMGLKAPASLLVLFSFTPVLERVDAVLVGRRPAPWGVGSSAHPLAADRSSSSSAASPFSADSALSSSAFSASAAPLPPGSPARLPPSPPEEISPSSELARMRKRALPAAGFLLPVSLSSGAQNAAASLSGGADTLLGASSSAPAKKQSSYASESRLFSSCESSPYCVSVSATERLPTRTMVVGRGAHAAPLHEFYSSACAPAASQAAASKALGSWREGYPVLIGGAHPLVVQTMTNSDTRDVNATVEQARRRRKPKRFRISSQAL; via the coding sequence ATGAAGGCTGAGCAACGGCCGATTCGTttcccgtcgcctcgctgtcgaggCGACACGGGGAGAGAGTGCGCGTCAGGTTGTCCGCGGCTAGATTTAGCGGGGGAGCGGGAGCGAAAGGGCCGCATCCACGACGAAGCCCCGACTGCCTCGCCTGGGAGTCGGCTGAACCCTCGCGTCCGCTGGCTGTCTCAGCGGCAACCAGACAGGACCGTAGCAGGAGAATGCGAGGGACGCCGAGAAGAAAGTGGAAAGAGCGCGGGGCTCCCGCTTGTGCCTTCGAAGAAGAGCCCCTTCCCCCGGCCGTGCCCGTCTttcctccgtcgtcttctttcaCCATGCCTTGCACcctctcttttttctgtctttgtgcttctctccctcgcgttTCCATATTTTTCTCCCCGGCCGTCGTGTCTTCATCACACGGCGGCCAGCGAGCCTCCGCGGTCTTCTCCTCTAGACTTTCCTGCCTCGGTGCCGCCATGGGCGCCTTCTGCCGGTCAACCGCTCTCGCTGGGCACTGCGCATTTGCCGGTCGTGTTGGCTTCGCTTCAGATGGGCTTGAAGGCCCCCGCTTCTCTCCTTGTTCTCTTCTCGTTCACTCCTGTCTTGGAGCGCGTGGACGCCGTGCTGgtcggccgccgccctgcgccctGGGGCGTGGGAAGCAGCGCCCATCCCCTTGCCGCCGatcgctcctcctcctcctctgcagcctcgccttTTTCAGCGGATTCGGccctctcgtcttctgccttctcggcttccgccgcgcctttgCCTCCCGGGagccccgcgcgcctgcctccttcgccgccagaAGAGATCTCGCCGTCCAGCGAGCTCGCACGGATGCGTAAGAGAGCGCTTCCTGCGGCCGGTTTTCTGCTTcctgtctcgctctccagcggcgcccagaacgctgccgcttctctttcaggcggcgcggacacGCTTCTTGGGGCCAGCTcgagcgcgcctgcgaagaagcAGTCTTCTTATGCCTCCGAGTCGCGGCTCTTTTCGTCTTGCGAGTCCTCGCCCTactgcgtctctgtctcggcgACCGAGCGCCTGCCGACGCGAACAATGGtcgtcggccgcggcgcgcacgcggcgcccctcCACGAGTTCTACTCGTCTGCTTGCGCCCCTGCCGCGagccaggcggcggcctcgaaggCCCTCGGATCCTGGCGAGAAGGGTATCCAGTGCTGATTGGCGGAGCGCATCCGCTCGTCGTCCAAACCATGACCAACTCAGACACGCGCGACGTCAACGCGACGGTTGAACAGGCACGTCGAAGGAGAAAGCCAAAACGCTTTCGGATCTCAAGTCAAGCCTTGTGA